The genomic window AAAAATTGCAAGCTTTCAGACTTTATCAACGATATCGATCCTGAATTGCAAAAACAGTTTGCAGCTATGGCTTATCGTATCAGTCTCGATACTTATTTGCTTGTTTTTCGTGGGACGGATGATAGTATCATCGGTTGGAAAGAAGATTTCCATATGACCTATATGAAAGAAATCCCAGCTCAAAAACACGCCCTGCAGTATTTACAAGACTTTTTTGCTCAACATCCTAATCAAAAGGTTGTCATGGCAGGACACTCAAAAGGGGGCAATCTAGCTGTCTATGCTGCCAGTCAACTCGACCCACTCTTACAAAAAAACATTTTCGCTGTCTATACTTTTGATGCGCCTGGACTTCACAAGGAACTAACCGAAACAGCTGGCTATCAAAACATGATGGAAAGAACGAAAGTATTTGTCCCACAAGGTTCTATCATCGGGATGATGCTGGAAATTCCTGATAAAAAAATCGTCGTTCGAAGCACTGCCTTAAGCGGTCTTGCCCAGCATGACACCTTTAGTTGGCAGATCGAAGACAAACACTTTGTCCAACTAGACGAGACCAATAGTGACAGCCAACAAGTTGATACTACCTTCAAGG from Streptococcus oralis includes these protein-coding regions:
- a CDS encoding DUF2974 domain-containing protein, yielding MVNIFDYLKDVVFDSFYDLPMNELDVLALTELTYLPFDDVVAQEPKPLIDLAPQIPRETTMLTNKNRLQLLDQLSQHKRFKNCKLSDFINDIDPELQKQFAAMAYRISLDTYLLVFRGTDDSIIGWKEDFHMTYMKEIPAQKHALQYLQDFFAQHPNQKVVMAGHSKGGNLAVYAASQLDPLLQKNIFAVYTFDAPGLHKELTETAGYQNMMERTKVFVPQGSIIGMMLEIPDKKIVVRSTALSGLAQHDTFSWQIEDKHFVQLDETNSDSQQVDTTFKEWVETVPDTELQLYFDLFFGIILDAGISSINDLSSFKVIEHVHHLFVQAQSLTPEERETMGRLTQLLIDTRYQAWKNR